In Serratia liquefaciens ATCC 27592, the genomic stretch CCGGCTGTAGAAAACGGCAAGACCGAAAATTATCATTTTACTGAACAAGTCGGGCACCTGCTTCGTAAGGTTTACCAGCGCCATGTGGCCATCTTTCAGCAGAACGTTGGCGATTCGCAGCTGACCGCGGTGCAGTTTATTACCCTGTGCGCGGTGCGTGACATGGGCCCGAGTTCGCTAACTGAGCTGGTGCAGGTGACGGCGGTCGATCAGGCCACCATTCGCGGCATTGTCGAGCGCCTCAAAGCGCGTGAACTGATCACCGTTATGCCGGATCCTGTCGACCGGCGCAAAGTGGTGGTCGGGCTGACTGATACCGGTGCCGATCTGTTGAGGGAAACGGTGCCGCATGCGGCGAAGATCACAGAATTAACCTTCGGCACGCTCAATCCGGCCGAACGTATAGCACTGATGTTCCTGCTCAATAAAATGCTGGAAGACCAGCCACCCGGCTGATTCGCCCCGCGCAACTGCTGTTGTCTGGTGAGTGCGGTGGCGGCGAGGTCACGGCCCACAATTCATACCCTATAGCTTTCAAGTTGCAGCCAGGCTGGCAGCTTGCTCACTCTCAAGTCAGTAACTGGGCTGGG encodes the following:
- a CDS encoding MarR family winged helix-turn-helix transcriptional regulator, yielding MTPPEYPAVENGKTENYHFTEQVGHLLRKVYQRHVAIFQQNVGDSQLTAVQFITLCAVRDMGPSSLTELVQVTAVDQATIRGIVERLKARELITVMPDPVDRRKVVVGLTDTGADLLRETVPHAAKITELTFGTLNPAERIALMFLLNKMLEDQPPG